In Chelmon rostratus isolate fCheRos1 chromosome 4, fCheRos1.pri, whole genome shotgun sequence, a genomic segment contains:
- the hdlbpa gene encoding high density lipoprotein binding protein a isoform X1 yields MSSVAVLTQESFNEHRSGLLPEQSGAAGVGTGAGEEEDALPTYKDAFPPLPEKAASPEGTQETANAWTSKIRPLKSSIITQVFHVPLEERKYKDINQFGEGDQAKVCVDIMHKTGAHLELSLAKDQGLSIMVSGKLDAVMKARKEIVSRLQTQASATVAIPKEHHRFVIGKNGEKLQELELKTATKIQIPRPDDPSNQIKISGTKEGLEKAKHEILLISAEQDKRAVERVNIDKVYHPFITGAYNKLVGEMMQETGARINVPPPSVNKTEIVITGEKEQVALAVAMIKKISEDKKKNATTIAVEVKKSQHKYVIGPKGNTLQEILDKTGVSVEIPPSDSSSETVILRGEPDRLGQALTEVYAKANSYTVSSVSAPSWLHRFIIGKKGQNLAKITQQMPKVHIEFTEGEDKITLEGPTKDVQMVQSQIEAIVTDLVSRMDYAEISVDPKFHRHLIGKGGVNINRIKELHKVTVRIPPDNEKSNLIRIEGDPQGVQEAKKELLELASRMENERTKDLIIEQRFHRAIIGQKGEKIKEVRDKFPEVIINFPDPAQKSDIVQLRGPRTEVEKCAKFMQKIVAEMVENSFSVSVPIFKQFHRNIIGKGGSNIKKIREETNTKIDLPAENSNSEMIVITGKKANCEAARNRILAIQKELANITEIEVSIPSKLHNSLIGLKGRFVRSIMEECGGVHIHFPTEGSGIDKVTIRGPVEEVEKAKQQLLALAEEKQTKSHTAELRAKPEYHKFLIGKGGGNIRKVRDSTGARIIFPTAEDKDQELITVIGTEEAVREAQKELEELIKSLDNVVEDTMSVDPKHHRYFVARRGQVLRDLADEYGGVMVSFPRTGSQSEKVTLKGAKECVEAAKKRMLEIVDDLDAQVTIECVIPQKFHRSIMGPKGSRIQQITRDHNVQIKFPEREDPQAAPPAEAPIQENGEANGEVKEPVDPNLPKKCDVIVISGRKERCEAAVEALKALVPITIEVEVPFELHRYIIGQKGSGIRKMMDEFEVNIQVPAPEQQSDKIAITGLANHLDRAKEGLLERVKELQAEQEDRALRSFKLTITVDPKYHPKIIGRKGAIITNIRTEHDVNIQFPEKNDENQDQITITGYEHKAIAARDAIQAIVDELEEMISEDITLDSRVHARIIGARGKGIRKIMDEFKVDLRFPQSGAADPNLVTVTGRPELVDEAIDHLLNLEEEYMVDVVENEAKMAYMRPPGGSAAAMDEQRGPSKGFVVREAPWTTANEKAPDMSSSEDFPSFGAPVATKTSPWGPKRF; encoded by the exons ATGAGCTCAGTCGCTGTACTTACGCAGGAAAGCTTCAATGAGCACCGCAGTGGGCTCTTGCCGGAGCAGAGTGGTG CTGCTGGGGTAGGAACCGGtgccggagaggaggaggacgccCTTCCTACCTACAAGGATGCCTTCCCACCTCTGCCCGAGAAGGCGGCCTCACCTGAGGGGACCCAGGAAACTGCCAACGCCtggacatccaagatccgtcCTCTCAAGTCTTCTATTATCACCCAG GTTTTCCATGTGCCGCTAGAGGAGCGCAAGTACAAGGACATCAACCAGTTTGGGGAAGGAGACCAAGCGAAGGTCTGTGTGGACATCATGCACAAGACCGGAGCCCACCTGGAACTCTCCTTGGCTAAAGATCAGGGTCTCTCCATCATGGTGTCTGGAAAGTTGGATGCTGTGATGAAGGCCCGTAAGGAGATTGTGTCCCGACTGCAGACTCAG GCTTCAGCTACCGTCGCCATCCCCAAGGAGCACCATCGTTTTGTCATCGGCAAAAATGGGGAGAAGCTTCAGGAGCTCGAGCTCAAGACTGCCACCAAAATCCAGATCCCACGACCTGACGACCCCAGCAACCAGATCAAGATCTCTGGTACCAAGGAGGGCCTGGAGAAGGCAAAGCATGAGATCCTGCTGATCTCTGCCGAGCAG GACAAGCGTGCAGTGGAGAGGGTGAACATTGACAAGGTGTACCACCCATTCATCACCGGTGCCTACAATAAACTGGTAGGAGAGATGATGCAGGAGACCGGTGCCCGCATTAATGTCCCCCCTCCAAGCGTGAACAAGACGGAGATTGTCATCACTGGGGAAAAGGAGCAGGTGGCCCTTGCTGTGGCTATGATCAAGAAGATTTCTGAAGACAAG AAGAAGAATGCCACCACCATTGCTGTGGAGGTGAAGAAATCTCAGCACAAGTATGTGATTGGCCCCAAGGGAAACACCCTGCAGGAGATCCTGGATAAAACTGGTGTCTCGGTTGAGATCCCAccttctgacagcagctcagaaaCTGTCATCCTTCGCGGGGAGCCAGACCGTCTGGGTCAGGCCCTCACTGAAGTTTATGCCAAG GCAAACAGCTACACTGTTTCCTCGGTCTCAGCTCCTTCTTGGCTTCATCGTTTCATTATTGGCAAGAAGGGGCAGAACTTGGCCAAGATTACCCAACAAATGCCCAAG GTGCACATTGAGTTCACCGAGGGAGAAGATAAGATCACCCTGGAAGGACCCACCAAAGATGTGCAGATGGTGCAGAGCCAGATTGAAGCCATTGTTACGGATTTG GTTAGCCGCATGGACTATGCAGAGATCAGCGTGGATCCCAAATTCCACCGACACCTGATTGGAAAAGGAGGTGTTAACA TCAACCGTATCAAAGAGCTGCACAAGGTTACTGTCCGCATCCCCCCTGACAACGAGAAAAGCAACCTGATTCGTATTGAGGGGGATCCCCAGGGTGTGCAGGAAGCCAAGAAGGAGCTGCTTGAGCTTGCGTCACGCATG GAGAATGAGCGTACAAAGGACTTGATCATTGAACAGCGTTTTCACAGGGCCATCATTGGCCAAAAAGGGGAGAAGATAAAGGAAGTGCGTGACAAATTCCCAGAG GTCATCATCAATTTCCCCGATCCCGCACAAAAAAGCGACATTGTTCAACTCAGAGGCCCACGAACTGAAGTGGAAAAATGCGCCAAGTTCATGCAGAAGATAGTGGCTGAAATG GTGGAGAACAGCTTTTCTGTCTCAGTCCCCATCTTCAAGCAGTTCCACAGAAACATAATTGGAAAAGGAGGCTCAAATATCAAGAAG aTTCGGGAGGAAACTAACACAAAAATTGACCTCCCCGCTGAGAACAGCAACTCAGAGATGATTGTCATTACTGGAAAGAAGGCAAACTGTGAGGCTGCACGAAATCGTATCTTGGCCATTCAGAAAGAGCTG GCAAACATCACAGAGATAGAGGTTTCCATTCCCTCCAAGCTGCACAACTCCTTGATTGGGTTAAAGGGCCGTTTTGTGCGCTCGATCATGGAGGAGTGTGGCGGCGTGCACATCCACTTTCCCACTGAGGGCTCAGGGATTGATAAGGTCACCATCCGAGGccctgtggaggaggtggaaaaaGCCAAGCAGCAACTGCTTGCTTTGGCAGAGGAGAAG CAAACAAAGAGCCACACTGCAGAGCTGCGTGCAAAGCCAGAATATCACAAGTTCCTCATTGGGAAAGGTGGCGGAAACATCCGCAAGGTTCGTGACAGCACCGGCGCCAGGATCATCTTCCCCACCGCAGAGGACAAAGACCAGGAGCTCATCACTGTGATTGGCACTGAGGAAGCGGTGCGGGAGGCccagaaggagctggaggagctcaTCAAGAGTTTG GACAATGTTGTTGAGGATACTATGAGCGTCGATCCAAAGCACCATCGCTACTTTGTGGCTCGCCGTGGCCAGGTCCTCCGGGACCTTGCTGATGAATATGGTGGTGTGATGGTGAGCTTCCCTCGCACGGGTTCTCAGAGCGAAAAGGTCACCCTCAAAGGAGCCAAAGAATGCGTGGAAGCCGCCAAAAAGCGCATGCTTGAAATCGTGGACGACTTG GATGCTCAAGTGACCATTGAGTGCGTGATTCCTCAGAAGTTCCACCGTTCCATCATGGGTCCCAAGGGCTCACGGATCCAGCAGATCACCAGAGATCACAATGTACAGATTAAGTTCCCAGAGCGCGAGGACCCACAAG CAGCACCTCCCGCAGAAGCCCCTATTCAAGAGAATGGAGAGGCCAACGGAGAAGTGAAGGAGCCTGTCGACCCAAATCTACCCAAAAAGTGTGACGTGATTGTGATTTCTGGTCGTAAAGAGCGGTGCGAGGCTGCTGTGGAGGCATTGAAG GCCTTGGTCCCCATCACTATTGAGGTGGAAGTGCCTTTTGAGCTTCATCGATACATCATTGGACAGAAAGGAAGTGGAATTCGCAAGATGATGGATGAATTTGAG GTTAATATTCAAGTGCCTGCTCCTGAACAGCAGTCTGATAAAATCGCCATCACCGGCTTGGCCAACCACCTCGATCGCGCCAAAGAGGGCCTCTTGGAGCGCGTCAAAGAGCTGCAGGCCGAGCAGGAGGATCGG GCACTCAGGAGCTTCAAGCTGACCATCACTGTGGACCCCAAGTATCACCCCAAAATCATCGGCCGCAAGGGTGCCATTATAACAAACATCCGCACTGAGCATGATGTTAACATCCAATTCCCAGAAAAGAACGATGAAAACCAG gATCAGATTACTATTACAGGGTATGAGCACAAAGCCATAGCAGCACGAGATGCCATCCAGGCTATCGTGGACGAGCTTGAGGAAATGATCTCCGAGGACATCACCCTGGACAGCAGGGTCCATGCCCGCATCATCGGAGCCCGCGGCAAGGGCATCCGCAAGATCATGGATGAGTTTAag GTTGATCTCAGGTTTCCCCAGAGTGGAGCTGCAGACCCGAACCTTGTCACAGTCACAGGTCGCCCTGAGCTTGTGGATGAAGCCATCGACCACCTCCTTAACCTGGAAGAAGAATAC ATGGTAGATGTTGTGGAGAATGAGGCAAAGATGGCTTACATGAGGCCTCCTGGGGGGAGCGCCGCTGCCATGGATGAACAACGTGGCCCATCCAAAGGCTTTGTGGTGAGGGAGGCTCCCTGGACCACTGCCAATGAGAAG GCCCCTGATATGAGCAGCTCTGAAGATTTCCCCAGCTTTGGAGCCCCAGTGGCAACCAAGACCTCTCCCTGGGGACCCAAACGCTTCTAA
- the hdlbpa gene encoding high density lipoprotein binding protein a isoform X2, producing the protein MSSVAVLTQESFNEHRSGLLPEQSGAAGVGTGAGEEEDALPTYKDAFPPLPEKAASPEGTQETANAWTSKIRPLKSSIITQVFHVPLEERKYKDINQFGEGDQAKVCVDIMHKTGAHLELSLAKDQGLSIMVSGKLDAVMKARKEIVSRLQTQASATVAIPKEHHRFVIGKNGEKLQELELKTATKIQIPRPDDPSNQIKISGTKEGLEKAKHEILLISAEQDKRAVERVNIDKVYHPFITGAYNKLVGEMMQETGARINVPPPSVNKTEIVITGEKEQVALAVAMIKKISEDKKKNATTIAVEVKKSQHKYVIGPKGNTLQEILDKTGVSVEIPPSDSSSETVILRGEPDRLGQALTEVYAKANSYTVSSVSAPSWLHRFIIGKKGQNLAKITQQMPKVHIEFTEGEDKITLEGPTKDVQMVQSQIEAIVTDLVSRMDYAEISVDPKFHRHLIGKGGVNINRIKELHKVTVRIPPDNEKSNLIRIEGDPQGVQEAKKELLELASRMENERTKDLIIEQRFHRAIIGQKGEKIKEVRDKFPEVIINFPDPAQKSDIVQLRGPRTEVEKCAKFMQKIVAEMVENSFSVSVPIFKQFHRNIIGKGGSNIKKIREETNTKIDLPAENSNSEMIVITGKKANCEAARNRILAIQKELANITEIEVSIPSKLHNSLIGLKGRFVRSIMEECGGVHIHFPTEGSGIDKVTIRGPVEEVEKAKQQLLALAEEKQTKSHTAELRAKPEYHKFLIGKGGGNIRKVRDSTGARIIFPTAEDKDQELITVIGTEEAVREAQKELEELIKSLDNVVEDTMSVDPKHHRYFVARRGQVLRDLADEYGGVMVSFPRTGSQSEKVTLKGAKECVEAAKKRMLEIVDDLDAQVTIECVIPQKFHRSIMGPKGSRIQQITRDHNVQIKFPEREDPQAPPAEAPIQENGEANGEVKEPVDPNLPKKCDVIVISGRKERCEAAVEALKALVPITIEVEVPFELHRYIIGQKGSGIRKMMDEFEVNIQVPAPEQQSDKIAITGLANHLDRAKEGLLERVKELQAEQEDRALRSFKLTITVDPKYHPKIIGRKGAIITNIRTEHDVNIQFPEKNDENQDQITITGYEHKAIAARDAIQAIVDELEEMISEDITLDSRVHARIIGARGKGIRKIMDEFKVDLRFPQSGAADPNLVTVTGRPELVDEAIDHLLNLEEEYMVDVVENEAKMAYMRPPGGSAAAMDEQRGPSKGFVVREAPWTTANEKAPDMSSSEDFPSFGAPVATKTSPWGPKRF; encoded by the exons ATGAGCTCAGTCGCTGTACTTACGCAGGAAAGCTTCAATGAGCACCGCAGTGGGCTCTTGCCGGAGCAGAGTGGTG CTGCTGGGGTAGGAACCGGtgccggagaggaggaggacgccCTTCCTACCTACAAGGATGCCTTCCCACCTCTGCCCGAGAAGGCGGCCTCACCTGAGGGGACCCAGGAAACTGCCAACGCCtggacatccaagatccgtcCTCTCAAGTCTTCTATTATCACCCAG GTTTTCCATGTGCCGCTAGAGGAGCGCAAGTACAAGGACATCAACCAGTTTGGGGAAGGAGACCAAGCGAAGGTCTGTGTGGACATCATGCACAAGACCGGAGCCCACCTGGAACTCTCCTTGGCTAAAGATCAGGGTCTCTCCATCATGGTGTCTGGAAAGTTGGATGCTGTGATGAAGGCCCGTAAGGAGATTGTGTCCCGACTGCAGACTCAG GCTTCAGCTACCGTCGCCATCCCCAAGGAGCACCATCGTTTTGTCATCGGCAAAAATGGGGAGAAGCTTCAGGAGCTCGAGCTCAAGACTGCCACCAAAATCCAGATCCCACGACCTGACGACCCCAGCAACCAGATCAAGATCTCTGGTACCAAGGAGGGCCTGGAGAAGGCAAAGCATGAGATCCTGCTGATCTCTGCCGAGCAG GACAAGCGTGCAGTGGAGAGGGTGAACATTGACAAGGTGTACCACCCATTCATCACCGGTGCCTACAATAAACTGGTAGGAGAGATGATGCAGGAGACCGGTGCCCGCATTAATGTCCCCCCTCCAAGCGTGAACAAGACGGAGATTGTCATCACTGGGGAAAAGGAGCAGGTGGCCCTTGCTGTGGCTATGATCAAGAAGATTTCTGAAGACAAG AAGAAGAATGCCACCACCATTGCTGTGGAGGTGAAGAAATCTCAGCACAAGTATGTGATTGGCCCCAAGGGAAACACCCTGCAGGAGATCCTGGATAAAACTGGTGTCTCGGTTGAGATCCCAccttctgacagcagctcagaaaCTGTCATCCTTCGCGGGGAGCCAGACCGTCTGGGTCAGGCCCTCACTGAAGTTTATGCCAAG GCAAACAGCTACACTGTTTCCTCGGTCTCAGCTCCTTCTTGGCTTCATCGTTTCATTATTGGCAAGAAGGGGCAGAACTTGGCCAAGATTACCCAACAAATGCCCAAG GTGCACATTGAGTTCACCGAGGGAGAAGATAAGATCACCCTGGAAGGACCCACCAAAGATGTGCAGATGGTGCAGAGCCAGATTGAAGCCATTGTTACGGATTTG GTTAGCCGCATGGACTATGCAGAGATCAGCGTGGATCCCAAATTCCACCGACACCTGATTGGAAAAGGAGGTGTTAACA TCAACCGTATCAAAGAGCTGCACAAGGTTACTGTCCGCATCCCCCCTGACAACGAGAAAAGCAACCTGATTCGTATTGAGGGGGATCCCCAGGGTGTGCAGGAAGCCAAGAAGGAGCTGCTTGAGCTTGCGTCACGCATG GAGAATGAGCGTACAAAGGACTTGATCATTGAACAGCGTTTTCACAGGGCCATCATTGGCCAAAAAGGGGAGAAGATAAAGGAAGTGCGTGACAAATTCCCAGAG GTCATCATCAATTTCCCCGATCCCGCACAAAAAAGCGACATTGTTCAACTCAGAGGCCCACGAACTGAAGTGGAAAAATGCGCCAAGTTCATGCAGAAGATAGTGGCTGAAATG GTGGAGAACAGCTTTTCTGTCTCAGTCCCCATCTTCAAGCAGTTCCACAGAAACATAATTGGAAAAGGAGGCTCAAATATCAAGAAG aTTCGGGAGGAAACTAACACAAAAATTGACCTCCCCGCTGAGAACAGCAACTCAGAGATGATTGTCATTACTGGAAAGAAGGCAAACTGTGAGGCTGCACGAAATCGTATCTTGGCCATTCAGAAAGAGCTG GCAAACATCACAGAGATAGAGGTTTCCATTCCCTCCAAGCTGCACAACTCCTTGATTGGGTTAAAGGGCCGTTTTGTGCGCTCGATCATGGAGGAGTGTGGCGGCGTGCACATCCACTTTCCCACTGAGGGCTCAGGGATTGATAAGGTCACCATCCGAGGccctgtggaggaggtggaaaaaGCCAAGCAGCAACTGCTTGCTTTGGCAGAGGAGAAG CAAACAAAGAGCCACACTGCAGAGCTGCGTGCAAAGCCAGAATATCACAAGTTCCTCATTGGGAAAGGTGGCGGAAACATCCGCAAGGTTCGTGACAGCACCGGCGCCAGGATCATCTTCCCCACCGCAGAGGACAAAGACCAGGAGCTCATCACTGTGATTGGCACTGAGGAAGCGGTGCGGGAGGCccagaaggagctggaggagctcaTCAAGAGTTTG GACAATGTTGTTGAGGATACTATGAGCGTCGATCCAAAGCACCATCGCTACTTTGTGGCTCGCCGTGGCCAGGTCCTCCGGGACCTTGCTGATGAATATGGTGGTGTGATGGTGAGCTTCCCTCGCACGGGTTCTCAGAGCGAAAAGGTCACCCTCAAAGGAGCCAAAGAATGCGTGGAAGCCGCCAAAAAGCGCATGCTTGAAATCGTGGACGACTTG GATGCTCAAGTGACCATTGAGTGCGTGATTCCTCAGAAGTTCCACCGTTCCATCATGGGTCCCAAGGGCTCACGGATCCAGCAGATCACCAGAGATCACAATGTACAGATTAAGTTCCCAGAGCGCGAGGACCCACAAG CACCTCCCGCAGAAGCCCCTATTCAAGAGAATGGAGAGGCCAACGGAGAAGTGAAGGAGCCTGTCGACCCAAATCTACCCAAAAAGTGTGACGTGATTGTGATTTCTGGTCGTAAAGAGCGGTGCGAGGCTGCTGTGGAGGCATTGAAG GCCTTGGTCCCCATCACTATTGAGGTGGAAGTGCCTTTTGAGCTTCATCGATACATCATTGGACAGAAAGGAAGTGGAATTCGCAAGATGATGGATGAATTTGAG GTTAATATTCAAGTGCCTGCTCCTGAACAGCAGTCTGATAAAATCGCCATCACCGGCTTGGCCAACCACCTCGATCGCGCCAAAGAGGGCCTCTTGGAGCGCGTCAAAGAGCTGCAGGCCGAGCAGGAGGATCGG GCACTCAGGAGCTTCAAGCTGACCATCACTGTGGACCCCAAGTATCACCCCAAAATCATCGGCCGCAAGGGTGCCATTATAACAAACATCCGCACTGAGCATGATGTTAACATCCAATTCCCAGAAAAGAACGATGAAAACCAG gATCAGATTACTATTACAGGGTATGAGCACAAAGCCATAGCAGCACGAGATGCCATCCAGGCTATCGTGGACGAGCTTGAGGAAATGATCTCCGAGGACATCACCCTGGACAGCAGGGTCCATGCCCGCATCATCGGAGCCCGCGGCAAGGGCATCCGCAAGATCATGGATGAGTTTAag GTTGATCTCAGGTTTCCCCAGAGTGGAGCTGCAGACCCGAACCTTGTCACAGTCACAGGTCGCCCTGAGCTTGTGGATGAAGCCATCGACCACCTCCTTAACCTGGAAGAAGAATAC ATGGTAGATGTTGTGGAGAATGAGGCAAAGATGGCTTACATGAGGCCTCCTGGGGGGAGCGCCGCTGCCATGGATGAACAACGTGGCCCATCCAAAGGCTTTGTGGTGAGGGAGGCTCCCTGGACCACTGCCAATGAGAAG GCCCCTGATATGAGCAGCTCTGAAGATTTCCCCAGCTTTGGAGCCCCAGTGGCAACCAAGACCTCTCCCTGGGGACCCAAACGCTTCTAA